The Fusarium oxysporum f. sp. lycopersici 4287 chromosome 6, whole genome shotgun sequence DNA segment TGATGACACCGGCCCTGGCGACCGTCTCAATGTTGCTTATAGCTCCTCAACAGTTACTAAAGGACGAGCTCGTGGAATTGTTTTTGCTACCGGAACTTACACTGAGATCGGCCAAATCGCTGTTGCCCTTCGTGGCAAGTCCTCCCGCCGCCGCGAGCCCAAGAGAGATGCTGAGGGAAAGGCCTCGGCGGGCCGTTGGATGCAAGCCTGGACTCTGACCTTCTCCGATGCTGTTGGGCGCTTTCTGGGTGTCAACGTTGGGACGCCCCTTCAACgcaagctcgccaagctgGCCATCTTGCTGTTGGGAGTGGCTATCGTCTGCGCTATTATTGTTCTGGGAGCCAACGAGTTCAACACTAAGAAGGAGGTCATCATCTATGCTGTTGCAACCGGTCTCTCCATGATTCCTGCTTCTCTTATCGTTGTGCTCACTATCACCATGGCCGCCGGCACTAAGCGTATGGTTCAGAGACATGTAATCGTGCGCAATCTGAAGAGCCTCGAAGCCCTAGGCGCGGTAACCAGTAAGTCATCCAAGGTGACCTTCCTGCCACTCTACTAACAGCCCAAGACATTTGTTCAGACAAGACAGGCACCTTGACCCAAGGCACCATGATCGTCAAGAAGGCGTGGGTTCCTGGACGAGGCACATACTCCATCGGTGCCACCAACGAGCCCTTCAACCCTACCATGGGTGACCTAGGCCTCCAAGAAACTCAGCCTAAGGATATCGACTTCCAAGCTGAGGACTCTGAAGGTGCCGTCATCAATCCTGAGCAGCTCGCGGCCCAAGACGGTGCCCTTCAAGCCTACCTCAACATCGCCTCGTTAGCCAATCTCGCCACTGTCCACCAAGTTGAGGGTGAATGGCATGGTCGTGGTGATCCTACCGAAATTGCTATTCAGGTTTTCGCCTCACGATTCAACTGGAACCGATGTCAACTTGCAAGTGGTGAGAAGCCTCGCTGGCGCGAAGTTGCCGAGTTTCCATTTGACTCTGATGTTAAGAAGATGTCCGTGATCTTCGAGGATAGTGAATCTCAGAAGCAATGGGTCTTTACTAAGGGTGCTGTTGAGCGTGTCTTGACCTCATGCCCTGTTTATGCTGTTGGCGATGAGATCCGAGAACTGGGAGATGATGTCAAAGAGGACGTCCTTCGCAATATGGAATCACTCGCTCGCTTAGGTCTGAGAGTTCTTGCCCTGGCTAGCCGCACTGATATTCCCCACGTCACCGATAACGAAGCCGATCTGGACCGATCCCAGTTTGAGAATGATCTCATCTTTCGAGGATTGATTGGTCTTTATGACCCTCCTCGTCCTGAGTCCGCATCGTCGGTCAAGATGTGCCACCAGGCCGGAATCAGTGTTCATATGCTTACTGGTGACCATCCCGAAACTGCCCGAGCTATTGCCCTGGAGGTTGGCATTCTGCCTGAGAAGATTTCGCAGATCCCCAAGGACGTTGCCAAATCCATGGTCATGGCCGCATCTGAATTTGACAAGTTAACTGATGCTGAGGTCGACAATCTTCCTCTACTGCCGCTTGTTGTTGCACGGTGCGCTCCCCAAACGAAGGTACGCATGATTGAGGCCCTGCACCGCCGTAAAGCTTTCGTTGCTATGACTGGTGATGGCGTCAACGACTCGCCAAGTCTAAAGCGGTCCGATGTTGGTATCGCGATGGGCTTGGCCGGATCAGATGTAGCCAAAGAGGCTTCCGACATCGTCCTCATGGATGATAACTTCGCATCGATTCTGAATGCTGTGGAAGAAGGTCGACGCATGTTTGATAATATCCAAAAGTTTATTCTCCATGTTCTTGCGGAGAATATCGCCCAGGCGTGCACTCTCCTTATTGGGCTAGCCTTCAAGGATCGCAATGGATTGTCTGTTTTTCCCTTGGCCCCAGTCGAAATTCTGTGGATTATCATGATCACTTCCGGTATGCCAGATATGggccttggctttgagatTGCGGCACCTGATATCATGCAGCGCCCACCCCAGAATGTGAGTATTCGTTCTTGATATTCTATGTATGCACTTTGCTAACATCGCAATAGTTGAAACAAGGCGTTTTTACCCCAGAGCTACTCCTTGATATGGTAGTCTATGGCCTCTGGATGGCAGCCCTATGCCTAGCCTCATTTGTTCTGGTCCTCTACGGCTTTGGTCGTGGCGCCGATGATATCGGTGAGAACTGTAACAACAGTTATAGTGAGGACTGTAAAGTTATTTTCAGAGCCCGTTCGACCACCTTTGCCTGCCTCACGTGGTTTGCGCTATTCCTGGCTTGGGAAATGATCAACATGCGGCGATCATTCTTCCGTATGCAGCCCAAGAGCAAGCGATACTTTACTCAGTGGATGCATGACGTCTGGCGCAACTCCTTCCTATTCTGGGCTATTGTCGCGGGCTTTGTTACAATGTTTCCTATCATCTATATCCCCGGACTGAACACTGTCGTTTTCAAGCACGCGCCGATCTCATGGGAGTGGGGCATTGTTTTTATCGCGGCGGTGGTCTTCTTTATGGGGATCGAATTTTGGAAATGGCTTAAGCGAGTCTACTTCCGCCGCCAGGCTCGTAAGGTGTCTGGTAACGTTGCGGATTTGGAGACTCGTGTTTTTGGACGCTACTACAACATGGGTACCGGCAGCCAGGATGAAGAGACAGGAGCCAGTGCGGGAGAGAAGGTGGCTCAGTAAGTCGCGTTCGGCCGATGAGATGCAAGCAGACCAACATATTCTGAGCATTATGCCAGCTCCTTCTTGTGGCCTGCCATAGAGGCATCCTGGGACGGAGAATTGAAGATTTATAGAATAGGTAAAGTCCTTGCGGATAGGTAAGTATGGGATGTGCCTTTGATGAGATGTAGATTTTGGTAAAGTTACGTAGCTCAGCAATAGTGAGTAATACGAACCATAATGCATCCGGAAATCTAAAGGGTGAAAAAGGAAACCGATCACCCACACTGTTTATAACACAGGTGGTAGCTGGCAGTTAGGCCGACGGTGTAATCTTTGTAGGTTTTACATGCTGGTTAGCCGATCACAATACAAAGAAAAGCGAGGACAAGGAAGTCAGATCATAGCTAAAAAAGGATTATAGTTACGAAACCGAGCCCCAACATTACAGACGCTGAGCTAGCAAGTCGCTTTATGGCTTTTGATGTTCAGACCAACTTGGGCATCAACCAGTTATGACATCTAAATATTGTTTATTATGCACCGAATCCAGATCTATGCCAACATATTAAGGCATCATAAGTTTTACAGTCTAACTACAGGGTAAAAAACTATAAAACAAATTTAGTATAAAAATAGCATAGAGTGATACTCAATCTTGACAGGAAGGGAATGAGACGACGAAACTAGTAGTTGTTAAATCTTTTTATGTTAAAATCAATTCTACCCTTGCAAGACGCTCAATTGCAGTCGCCTTGGACCAGTCCATCAGCAATCCACGAGCTAGGCGCATAAGTAATAGAACCCATCAAAACGCCCGACATAAGTCCAGCTCTGGGAAAAAGTAATAAACCACTTCAGGCGCCTCGCAGCATTTCAATGTTAGACGGGGGACCTACAGGTGACAGCTCTCTACATCAGATGACATACGCTTCCTAGCACGCGACAACGACCCCTCACTCGCTAcctttgtttgtttgtttgtttgtttgtttgtatatttttcgtctGGGTGGCTGTAACGAAGCCAGATCTCCTACTGGAGCAAAagacgtgctgagctagcTAGGTACAGGGAAACCCCGCTTCCTTCACCATCCAGCATACCAATGGCACAAAAGGTGCTGTATTTCTCAAGCCCGTCACCCGTCAGCGGGTTCGGGGGCAATCTACTGTCGAGCTTTTTCCACCGACCAGAATTCTCTCACGCATCACTACATCTGCTGACGCAGTCCACAATCTCCAGTAACCAAGTTGTAGCTCGTAGTCGACTGTCGTGGCGGCAGGGAAAAACCTTGGGAAGGAATCAGAGGCCGGCGGTGCGGCTTGCCTTCAAAGGGGAAAAACCCATCGCAATCGGCGTCGTTGATCGGGAGGATGTCGCTACCGATGCCACGGGCACCGTCCTCCGATATCTAAGGCGTTCTGGTTCTGAGGTGCCGCCATTAGATCCGACAAAGGTGTTGTCAGAGAAGGTGAACTCTCCAAAATTCCTTCTCTGAAAACTGCTGTTAGGGAGCCGATGGCGTCCCCGCAGTATTGTGTGGCCGAGTAGCCCGTAGAAAATCCCGCTCCTAACAGTGCACTAACAGTGCGTGCCAAGAAAGAATTTTTACAGGGGAGAGTTGTCACTCGCTACCTTCACGCCGATAGACCTTgtgtcgcagggtaggcattagtaatctagctatatgctttaagtaactctgcgggatggaataccccgcaCAAGAGACAACTTAagacatcaatcaacacatttgctgctgctcatcatattcactctaaccctttaagcacgctaAGTGCGACACCTTGCGTGCAATGTAATCATTGTCCTCTGAAAAGCGGGGCTGCTGGTTCTGGACGCCTTGGCGGGTTACTTGGCGCTGTCATCTTCCACTCGTTAAGATCTCTCGACCCGCGCCCCAAGGCAATGCTAATCTGTCACACCTTGGGGACAAGGCGTAATAATGACCGTGCGAAGCAGCTATTGACTACTGTCATTGACTTCTCTTTGTTACTAGTTATCGCTTGGAGGCACCAATGTGCGTTAGATATGTAAAAAGGGAGCTTAGCATGGGTAACCTATATGGATACAGTATCATAATAACAAAGACTCCCACCGTtttgaagccaaggccaagttATCGGAGTCCTCGGCAGCGAAATCAAGAGTTGAGGCCATACTAGAAGCGGGGTCATCTTGGCGAAGCTCTTGGCAGAAATTCCTAGCAACGTAGTGCTGTATCAGCCCGTTCGCCTGAATCCCTTCCTTGTCTTGTTTAGACTCATTTACCTGGGAGAAAAAATCTGGTTGGCAGTCAATTCTGCATTAAGAAAAGCAACCTACTTTCGCCACCAGCAGTTACAACGTATTCGGACCGCTTTACTGTCGATAAGACTCGAACAGGTGGCCTGTGATTTCGTCTGCGGGTGGTTGGAAGATGCCGCTACAGGAACTTACTGTCCTGCCAGAACCACAAGGTGGTCATGAGTACCATTTAGGCTCCAACCACACGAAGAGACTCACATCAAGGACTCAGAGCAACCTTCGAGCATACGGCGACGGTAGGCGCGCATGCCGTTGCTGGTATCGAGTCAGTGGAACTCTAATAAACATATCACAGCACAGCTTACGTCCGAGAAGCAAGGCTGGCGCGGCAACACTGGTAGAGAGGTGCGGCAAGTGCTGGGAAGTAGCGGGCCGTACGAAGTTCAGTATCGCGTTCGTCTCGTGCAGGAAAAAGGATAATGGAGCGGGCGCAGAACTATATGCAGTCAAGAATGTCCAGCGACAGCCGAAGGAGACAGAACATATGTGCATAAGACGGTCGACCGCAGAGTTTTGTGTTTTAAGCGCGCTTCCGAATGTAATATGCACACTCGAATTGCTCATGGACACAAAGGGTGACTACTGCGAGGTGATGGAGTGCTGCTCTGGTGGTGACTTGCATAACTTGATGCGCATGGTGGGCACGTTGAAGTGGCAGGACGCGGACTGCAATATCAAACAATTGATGCGCGGTGCTGAATATCCATGAGATAGGGGTTGCGCATCTTGAACTCAAGTGTGAGAACCTTCTTTTTACTGGCGACGGCATTCTCAAAATCAGCGACTTTGGCCATAGTGAATGTGTCCGCCTTGGTTGGGACAAAGAGGTTCATACGGTTTCCGGAATCCGAGGCTCGGGTCCATACATCGCTCCTGAGGAAGATCTTACGCACGATACCTTATGGAACGCCGGCAGCAGGAGGGCTTTGGCCCAATCGAATCGTTGCCCCGAGTAACTTCTCTGGTCCGTCAATATTACGGTCGCATTCTAGGAGCTGAAATTTACATCTTGTCTAGTTACACAGTCGAAATACCATATATTGCCTCTTGGACCCCAATCCATCCAGCCGGCTTACGGCATCGCATGTATCGAGATCCGAATGGGGGCCGGAGATCAGACTTTGCAAGGCTAGCGAGTGTTTTTGACCGTGAAATATACCATGTTAGCGCTAAAAACTATACCCTTATGGCAAGGAGATAACACCGCTTGATGACGACGCATCGCCTCGGCCGTTTCCGACATCTTAGGAGATAGTGGAGTTTGAGGGCTGAGCCGTATATAACTAGAGAGTACGCTCCCAATGATCGGTTATCAGCTAAATTGTACGTCGAGCGGGTCGAGCTTAGAAGCTGTCACTTAGAAAGCCGGATATGTCCCAACGTTCATTGTCGAGGGACAGACCAGTTCCCTTGCGTTTCGACCACCGTTAACCTGGCTTCAAGACAGTCGCGAACTACCCTGATTATTTTGAGCATCCTAGCTATCTACTCCTAAGACAAGAGATATGCATATAGCCATAGCGTATGATGATATGACAACGATGTGTAGCTGAGTCTCTTTCTAACCTTTCTAGCTTGTTGCGGGCTTAGATGTAGGTGACGCCACTTTTCAATTATGCCAGCGCTAGAAGGCCGCCTGACAAAGTTGTATGTTTTGACCCCATTGCGACCGCAGGACTTGTGATGCCGTGATACGGCGAAGCGGATTCGGATCTAGCATGCAGTAAATAATATCCCGGCAGTTTGACTAATTGCCTCGTTAGTCAATAGTTTAATCGTGAAAAGCCAAGCACACGGGAACGGAACTTACTGGGTTTAACGACTCAATTGGACTGAAACCTTCCTCTTGACGACGATCCTTGAGATAGTGTGCATATATCTCATCCTGATCCTTTCTGGCCTGATGCCAGAGGTAACTCCCCGTGCGCATGACAATATAAATGACACCGCAAGCCCAGACATCGACTGCTCGGCCATCGTATTCCTGATCTGTATACACTTCTGGAGCGATATATGGTCCTGAACCGCATAACCCGGACATAAGATGGACGTCATTCTCCCAAGCCATGCGAAAGCAGTCGCTGTTGCCGAAATCACTGATCTTGAGGCTGCCGTGCCTGGTAAGCAGCAGATTTTCTGGCTTGAGATCGCGGTGCGCTACACCCATCTCGTGCAAGTACTCGATGCCGCGCATCAACTGCTTAAAGAAGCAGTCCGCCTCCTCTACCTCTAACTTCCCTGCCGAGTACACTAGCGTGAATAGGTCGCCACCTTCGCAGTATTCTATCACCTGGCAGTAGTTCCCCTTCTCATCTGTCAGTAGCTCGAGCGTGCGGATCACATTTGGATGGCGTAGCTCGCTGAGGACGCAGAACTCAGCGGTTAAGCGCCTGATGTACTCATCCTCCGTCTCCCGCGACCGACGCTGGAGCTCCTTCACCGCGTATAGTTCTTCGCCAATTCCattctcctttttcttgcGCGAAACATGGACGATGCCAGATGCGCCATATCCAACCACTTCCTGGCACCTGCCGTACTTTGCCGACAATATAGGTCCCTTATTATCCTCCTGCGGCTGCTTCTTGCTCAGTATTTTCCTCCATCGATCAAATAGCGACCTTTTGCGCAGTTTTTGTTCAATACGGTGCCCATGCCCTTCTTGCAGTGCGATGAACCGCTGCAGCGGCGCAGTGTTGCTGCCATCGAAATTGGTTAAATTTGGAATCAGAGGCGCTTCATCCGCGTTCATGTCAGTTGATACTGCTTTTCGAGTATCAGGTGCCGGCTCTGCAGAGGAGTTCGAGGGCTGCACAGTGCTACCTTCGACCTCTAAATTAGTAGTAGCAGTCGCATTGTGCTGCAGTCGCCTCAGCTTGGCGATGTTTCTCAACGATTCCATAATTAAGGCTTACCCCTCTCGTTACAGCAGAGTGGACCGTAAGTGCTCTCAGGATAGCCGCCCACAACAAGCCTGGGGATGGCTGCGAATATGATGCGGCGGTAGTGAGATTCGCATTTGTCTGCAGGCCACGAACGCAAGAATTGTCGTCTCGAGAAAGCCAAACTCAAGTGTAGACTGTTTAAATCGAAAGTATATCGAGCGAGTCCCCAGATTCCCCGGTTGCAAGAAGGATAGGTTTAGGTGGAAATTACTGTCTTGTTACTCTCCTGTTCTGACCTGTGGCAATATTATTGAGGTAGATACTTCGGTCGTTCGTGTGGCATCTCCACCAAGATTGGCGCCGAAAGTGCGGGCGTAGCCTTTATGTGCTGAGAGTCATTTATGATGCCAGGCTTCTCTTGGCGAAATCAAGCTAAAGTGCTAATGCCATTCTTACACAATAACGGGACTGTGGGAAGACGAATCACCGATATAGTGATACCAGATGGC contains these protein-coding regions:
- a CDS encoding potassium/sodium efflux P-type ATPase, fungal-type translates to MNQKPGEEPAHVSGQANSPMSAPAHALSFRQVAEELNANLEDGLTTEEAKRRLSQYGSNEFGEQEGVQPLKILLGQVANALTLVLILAMAASLGIQSWIEGGVIAAVILLNIVVGFLQEFKAAKTMDSLRSLSSPTAHAVRNGNNEVVVTAEIVPGDMVELKTGDTIPADIRLVEAVNFETNEALLTGESLPVRKEINTTFPDDTGPGDRLNVAYSSSTVTKGRARGIVFATGTYTEIGQIAVALRGKSSRRREPKRDAEGKASAGRWMQAWTLTFSDAVGRFLGVNVGTPLQRKLAKLAILLLGVAIVCAIIVLGANEFNTKKEVIIYAVATGLSMIPASLIVVLTITMAAGTKRMVQRHVIVRNLKSLEALGAVTTQDICSDKTGTLTQGTMIVKKAWVPGRGTYSIGATNEPFNPTMGDLGLQETQPKDIDFQAEDSEGAVINPEQLAAQDGALQAYLNIASLANLATVHQVEGEWHGRGDPTEIAIQVFASRFNWNRCQLASGEKPRWREVAEFPFDSDVKKMSVIFEDSESQKQWVFTKGAVERVLTSCPVYAVGDEIRELGDDVKEDVLRNMESLARLGLRVLALASRTDIPHVTDNEADLDRSQFENDLIFRGLIGLYDPPRPESASSVKMCHQAGISVHMLTGDHPETARAIALEVGILPEKISQIPKDVAKSMVMAASEFDKLTDAEVDNLPLLPLVVARCAPQTKVRMIEALHRRKAFVAMTGDGVNDSPSLKRSDVGIAMGLAGSDVAKEASDIVLMDDNFASILNAVEEGRRMFDNIQKFILHVLAENIAQACTLLIGLAFKDRNGLSVFPLAPVEILWIIMITSGMPDMGLGFEIAAPDIMQRPPQNLKQGVFTPELLLDMVVYGLWMAALCLASFVLVLYGFGRGADDIGENCNNSYSEDCKVIFRARSTTFACLTWFALFLAWEMINMRRSFFRMQPKSKRYFTQWMHDVWRNSFLFWAIVAGFVTMFPIIYIPGLNTVVFKHAPISWEWGIVFIAAVVFFMGIEFWKWLKRVYFRRQARKVSGNVADLETRVFGRYYNMGTGSQDEETGASAGEKVAQ
- a CDS encoding HAL protein kinase, with the protein product MNADEAPLIPNLTNFDGSNTAPLQRFIALQEGHGHRIEQKLRKRSLFDRWRKILSKKQPQEDNKGPILSAKYGRCQEVVGYGASGIVHVSRKKKENGIGEELYAVKELQRRSRETEDEYIRRLTAEFCVLSELRHPNVIRTLELLTDEKGNYCQVIEYCEGGDLFTLVYSAGKLEVEEADCFFKQLMRGIEYLHEMGVAHRDLKPENLLLTRHGSLKISDFGNSDCFRMAWENDVHLMSGLCGSGPYIAPEVYTDQEYDGRAVDVWACGVIYIVMRTGSYLWHQARKDQDEIYAHYLKDRRQEEGFSPIESLNPSNCRDIIYCMLDPNPLRRITASQVLRSQWGQNIQLCQAAF